The nucleotide window AGATGCATCTCAACTTCTCAAGAAGCTGTCCATATCATAGTACGGCAAGGAAACTATACGTGATGCACTAATGACAAATGAGTTGTGTAGTCTTGATGGGACAACCTATGTAAATCTAAAGGTCAGTAGCTTTCAGTGATTTGTGGTCCTAAAGGTACAGTCCCACCTGCGTATTCTCATAGGAACCACAAAATAAGGGACCATTATGAGAATACCAGCTTACCAGCACTAAGATTGTGTGACTAGCAGCATGAGTAAATCACACGTCATTGCATCAAGAACACCACAGAATAAGGGTAACCTGTTGGTTTAACCAACTTGATAAGGCTTGAAATGTGTGactagcaacaaaatcaaagtacACATCAGGAAGGAAAGTGTATTGCTCCATCCCAAGGCTGCACATGCCACTTTCCAAAACGTATCTTTTACACAGAATAGGTCGAACAAGTAAAGGTGCTGGGCATGATACCATTGCCAATGGAACAAGGCACCCATGTTTATGTGCTAAACACTGATTTAAACAGCAGTAGCTTGAAAGTGTTTTTTCATGTTTTTTTATCTTACAATCAGATGGTTACAACCACACATGTTGTAATGAGAAATTGACTGCAGTTCTTGAACTCCAATGTCCAGGGTGTTTCAATTTCAGAAAGAGACGTGAAATAGCTGTCCCTTTCAGTGTGTTCAGCGGCTCAGAAATTTTCGTAGCTAGCTGTTGCTTTCAATGTGTTCAACGGCTCAGATATTTTTGTAGCTAATCAGTTAAAATTCATTCTTACTTTTGTAGAAATAATTGAAGAAACAGTGAAATATGAGACCAGACAATCACTAGAGGAATACAGCCAGATTTCCTCCTGCAAATGTTTGATTGCTTCGAAGTTTGCTTATGAATTGAAGATCATTCACAGCTTATTCGGAAATACTGAATGAAATGAAATGAACATAATTTCACGACGAGCATCATTCACATGATATTTGGCTTTCCTCCACCTCCAACATTGCTGGACTCGCACgaacataataaaaaaaattaaaacgaaAATGAACGAGGAACGGGGAGGAAAAAGGGATCGGCTGTGTACCTCCGAGAGAGATGTAGGGGAGGCGGTGCGCGCGGCCGATGTAGACGGCATCGGAGAGGACCCCGAAGAGCGGCTTGGCGACGAGCGGGATGCTCCCGGCGTTCTGCACGAGCTGGAGGCCGGCGGGGCTGAGCCCCAGGCCGCGCGTGAGGTGGAAGTTGAGCGCCAGCCACGGGAAGCAGCGGAAGCCCTGCACCCAGTACCCGACACCGCACACCCACCACACCCGGCGCATCTCCCGCAGCGCCCCGCGCCGTTCGGCCGCGGGCGTCAGACgcacgggcgcgggcgcgggcgctggCGGCTTGAAGGCCGGCGCGGCCGAGGAGTCCTGGAACTTGGCCAGCCGGTGCCTCTGCCGCCGCTCCTCCGGCGTCGTCAGCATCCGGAGGCATAGCGTGACGCCGATGCCGCGCGCGTTCCTGCACGTGGCGGCGGCGGGTCGCGCCGTCGGGCTGCGGGGGACGTCGAGGTGGAGGTGCGGCGCGCACGGCGAGAGGCAGAGCATGGTGCCGGCGTCTCCCGTCGTCCGCGCGGCGCCGGGCGGACGGAGGGGCAGGAATGCGGAGGCGAAGAGCGCGGAGCGGGGGTGGTGGAGAGGTTAAGGTGGTGCGGCCGGGCTTCGGGGAGGGAGTGGAAGACGCGCGGGCGGGAGAGGCCGAGAGACTTCTGGAAGACGAGAACGGCCGCGCTGCTTCGGTGGTTTGTCTGTCTTTTGGTGCCCGTCTCTTGTGGGATGTGGACTGTGGTGGCCTGGTGGGGACGCTGGGACCCCCGCCTCTCCCGAAGTATTCTTCGTCTCCAATGCCCGATGGTTTTGTTAGGAATCTTGTTCTCTGAATTGCACACAAACACACAACACAAGAACAGAGAGATGTAGAAGAGGAAAGAGTCTTTCTTTATTTCACTTTCTTTCTCTGGTGATTTACAATGGTGAAAATGATCTCCTATTTATAGCAAAGGAGGCTGAGATGAATACAAAGTTACAGTGTTTGAACTTTTAGACTTTCAGCCtattcgcttattggtttcagccagcccaaaccagacAGTAAaccgtgtttttctttcacaataaaccagcaccagccagcccaaaccaacccagaaaccaaccagcaaacaggTCGTTTCTCCTCCTCTTCATTTAATTGGCCGTCATTCAAAGTCTGTTGTTCACATTGTCTTGGACTTTGATTCACAACACTCCCCCTTGGCCAATTATATACCATGCttatgcctcattaaaaactcccCAAAAAACCCAGTGGGAAAAAAGGTAGGAGAAAAGAGTACATCACATGCATCGCTTATGTTGCACCTGTTGCCTTGTTAAAAACCTTGCATGAGAAAATTCAGTGGAAAAAACTCATCAAGGGAAAAAGAGTACCATAGTTGATGTCTGGGTCAGGTCTTCAGGACCGATTCATGATCTTCAGGATCATGATCATGAGCTATGGCTCTAGGGTTGGTCTCCCCCTAAACCCTGCAACTCTCTAAGTCGCCTCATGCCAATTCTATGGACACACTTGTGGAAGCTAGAAGCAGGTAGAGATTTTGTGAATAAATCTGCAAGATTCTCACATGACCTTGCTTGTAGGATATTTATCTCCCCACTCTTCTGGAGCTCATGGGGGTAAAAGAATTTTAGAGCAATATGTTTCGTGAGATTGCTCTTGACATAGCCCATATGCATCTGTGCAACACAAACCACATTATCTTCAAAGATAATGGTGGGGGTGTCGATGATGTTCATACCACATGACTTCTGGATTTTGTTAATCATCCGTCGTAGCCAAACACACTCACGTGTGGCTTCGTACAGGGCAATTGTCTCTGAGTGGTTGGTTGATGTGGCAACCAGGGTCTACTTCACAGACCGCCAGGAGATGGCTGCACCACCACAGAGAAACACAAAACCAGTCTGGGATCTAGCATTATGGGGGTCGGACATGCAGCCAGCATCCACATAACCCACCATAGTTAGGTCCCCCTTTTTCGAAAACCACAACCCAAGGTCCTGAGTGCCTTTTAGATATCTGAGGATGGTTTTTTACACCAACCCAATGCCTTTTGGTGGATGCGGCACTGTACCTAGTCAACAAGTTCACTGCGAATGCAATGTCTGGCCATGTGCAATTTGCGAGGTACATTAGTGCCCTAATGGCGCTGAGGTATGGAACTTCAGGTCCCAAAATTTTCTCATCCCCTTCCTTAGGTCAAAACGGATCCTTATCCACTTCCAATGATCGAACGACCATGGGGGTTTTCAGAGGGTGGCACTCGCTCATATTGAACTTCTCAAGTACCCTCTTTTGTATAGGTGGACTGGTGTACAAACACTACTTTAGGGAGGTGTCTGAGCTGCAGGCCCAAACAGAACTTGGTTTTACCCAAGTCTTTTATCTCAAACTCTGCCTTGAGGTAAGCCATCACTTCCTCAATGTCCCTTGCAGTCACGATGATGTTcaaatcatcaacatagacagaGATGATGCAAAATCCATCATTGGATTTCTTTATGAAGACAAAGGGACAATCATCATTATTGGTGTAACCTCTCTACAGGAGAAAGTTACTCAAGCGGTTGAACCACATCCTTCCGGATTGTTTCAACACGTACAACGACCGTTGTAGGCGGACGTTGAACATGTTGTCGTTTTGATTCGGTCCAGGGATCTTGAGCCCTTTAGGGACTCTCATGTAGATTTTCAAATCAAGTAACCCATATAAGTATGTGGTCACAACATCCATCAACTGCATCTTTAAGTTCAAGTTAGCTGCCATAGATATAAGATATTGGAACGTTATGCCACTCATAACAGGAGAGTAAGTCTCATCATAATCGATGTTGGGTCTTTGTGTGAACCCTTGTGTCACTAGCCTAGCTTTGTATCTTACCACCTGGCCATGTTCATTCCTCTTCCGGAGGAAGAccttgtcgggtatcgatattagggatacccaaagcaaggaagttagcacccaTGCTGACTTCTCTGGATGGcttgagacgtattaaaaggtctcgcccgacccaaaggttgcgggctccatctcgcccgaccatGAGGCCGCGGGCTttgtctcacctgaccccttgggtatgggctccgtctcgcccgaccccaaggacgtgggttccatcttgcccaaggccacgggctctgtctcacccgactccttgggtgtgggctccgtctcgcctaaccccaaggacgtggtttccgtctcgcccgaccctaaggatgCGGGTTCTGTCttgcccaaggccacgggctccgtctcacctgaccccttggatacgggctccgtctcgcctgaccccaagaacACAGTTTCTGTCTCGCCTAAGGTCACAGGCTCactctcgcccgacctcaaggatgcgggttccatctcgtccgacggggacccataccgccgccaaccactctaggtgtaagcgtatgggcctaggtcaaaactttgatgccagggaagaggctggcatgcctcgatgtaactcatggccatgacgggccgtacctggggattcacatcaagaatagtgtcgggcgtgctggtgctgttctgcctaatcctcataCGGGCGCtgataggcgcgtcagttcaccacgacgtctgccgggacggagtggaacgccatgaccggcagatgatgcTTGTGCATGGCGCCAATGACAaatagggccatgacatggagtagtccttgttgacatctataggatcagtGGGACctacatgaaggagaaggacctggCAACCctgaaagccttcttctctctctcgttcttctcctttttctcctctgtcgcgcgctttcccttcgcctataaaaggggaagcagggcgccccatgcaAAGGGGAGATATAGGGGGGGGGGGTCTAGACATAAGAGCATGACATGAGCACACAGTTGAGCGGCAAGTGAGCTCTcaacacccgttcactccttccaccagagatttgggatcccctccctctctcgcctgtttgtaacccctactacaaaccaagtgttggtaacatgagcagcagcgaactagatgtagggacgttctgctcaaaccagtataaacccttgtgtcctccgagcacaccatccgagctagatgcgcaaatataaatttactcgtcggtggtccaaaaacaccgatagttggcgcaccaggtaggtgCTTTTTGTGCGTCTCAACATCTACATCAGGCCTTAGATGGCTAGTCACGGTgtcagctaggtcccgggcgcgcacgtgcattttgggaacctggacttcatcattacgacggagggagagttggcgcaggttTCCACTGCCGTCTAGCCTCTCCACTCCACTAGCCTCAACGCGATCGCCGAGacacttgaggagctacagctacacGCACCAGAGGCCCGTGCACCTAGGAGTGACTAGCTCCTCAGCTTCGATTACCgaaggctagagcgccagctcggtgccttcctaggacacCGACCATTCTGAGAGGACATGCACCACCTCACCTTCTAGTTCGCCAACATCATAATGCAGCTTGCCAAAGGAGAgctgctctccctagaatacctcattcaGAGCGCCCTGATAGCGCTCctatttggtctatgcaatgtcgcagagaccgttggccaccttgtggcacagcgcatgcCCCCATCCCTTATGAACGACGAGTTCATGAGAATGACCGAATacgtcgtggaatctttccacgaccttctcgcgGGAGAATCAGAGTTGCCCTCTGACTGACTCTAGCAggagggagccatcacccctcgtgagaatgtttcatgacaggtacccccgagggatacattgaaagcatccacgaagaaggggctaccccaacagatgacctcgatgatgaggtcgagggggatgcaggggccccaccttcgCCTATGGGTAGAGTAGCTGAGGGtgcggcaccaagagctcgaagaagcgTGACTCCAGCTCAAGCAGAAATGTGTGGAGCTCAAGCGAGAGATCAAGCGCCACAAAGACGGTGGGTGAGCGTGCGCCGTGGCTCATgacgtgaaccggaggatcatcgaggatgatgaagccctcccacacatcACCTGAGCAAGCCAGAAAATCACTAccatggtggccttgctccggGGGCTTCTGGAGCCCGTgacacccgaggatcatcgggcccatcacGAGATTCACATGCTACTCGAGAGTGCGGTGATGCAGCAGGCTAAGAGCTCGCTGTCTCGATGATGCAAGCTTGATGCCCGCTAGCACACACCCTCAGAGTGACCCGACAGggatgtgtcagtccaccaggcgcagCGAGGCGGTAGGCCACGCGCTGTGGCCCCTGTgtatgagcgtctcggcctccaccatgacgTGCGCAACACCCTTGATGCCCATAGGTGTGCCCACGacgatgagagggaggaggctagccctTTGGCCGATACATCCTCAACGTTGTCTTCCCACTGTGGTACCGttcgccgaccaacatcccaaaatactctagggaaacaaaccccgaactgtggctcgaggattatcggcttgcttgccaagccggtggagcggatagtgacaatttcattatccgcaaccttccattgttcctagccgattcAGCGCGAACATGGTTGAAACGCCTTTTGTccaactgaatccaaagttgggcggacctaaaagagatcttcgtgagaaacttctagggcacatacacgcatcctgggaacccatgggatctgaaaaactaccgatagaagtctagggaaactcttcatgggtacatctggtgcttctcctagcagtgcaacAAGCTGCTCGACATCGCCGACGtcgacatcataggagctttcctatcttggaccacctacgagtccctggttcacaagctaacaaaccaccaaggagctacttgacatcgccaccagccacacgTCGGGCGAGGAGGCGATCGGGGCGATTTTTGACCACCCTAAGGGTAAGGCAAAGCGGAACAAGGACGccagtgaaggcgcctccaaccacccCCAACAAGAAGAGGAACAAGCAGCggtgcgagggctcgctcgtggccactaccgaccacaaggggggtcagaagcccatcgagggtaccctagaccacttagagaagctactcgaagggccatgcccaaaccatgctttccccatcaagcacctatacaaggattgtgtcCTCATGAAGCGATTCTTGTCCAGAGGATCCAACAAGGGAGAGCATAGGAAGGGGCCCAAGCCGACCGCAGACAATGCCAAGGGGAAGGACGGTGGATTTCCGACACTAGGTGGCTACCTCATCATCTttggagggtcggtggcctacgactccaagcgccactAGATGCTTAcgtgccgcgaggtctatatggccgagcCGGCCGCACCTTCCTTCCTTcgatggtcggagtctgccaAAACCTTTGATCGAACTGACCACCCGGAAAGCATCCCACAGCTAGGAAGATACCCActcatggttgacccaatcatcggcacaaAGAGggtcaccaaggtgctgatggatggaggcagcaacCTCAACAGCATGTACGCTGaaatgctcgatgccatgggcatcgaccaatCATGCATCTGGCCGACTAGGGCACCTTTctatggcatcatgcctagaaagcaggccatgccacttgggcagattaaTCTGCCTGTCACCTTTAGGAATCtgaccaattataggacagagacccttaccttcgaggtgttcgggttccatgggacctaccacgccatcctagaatGTCCGTGCTACGCGAAGTTTATggccatccctaactacacctatctgaagttgaagatgctaggtccatgtgggtcatcaccatcggcatctccttccagcatgcctacgagtgtgaggtcgagtgctgcgaacacgccACGGCAATTGCTGCCTCCAAAGAGCTTACAGCCAttagggaggaggtcatcgaagaagcgcccgaccccaaGCAGTCGACTGGGTCTTTTGAGCCtgtagagggcgccaaggaggtcctcattgaCCCCAGTGGctctgagggcaaagtggtgcacatcggcaccatgctttcctccaaataggaaagcgcgctcaccgACTTcatgccaatagagacatctttgcgtggagaccctcgaacatgccaggcattccgagagaagtcgccgagcatgccttgaagatcaggacATGCTCTAAGCCGATGAAGCGGCGCCTATATCGCTTCAATGAGTagaaatgcagggccatcggtgaggagattacgaagcttttggcggcgggggggggggggggttcatcaaggaagtataccacctcgagtggttagccaatcccgttcttgtacaaaAAAGAGTGGAAAATAGAGAATGCGTGTTGACTAcataggtctcaacaaagcgtgtccaaaggatctgttttgTTTGCCAcccatagaccaagtagtcgactcaacctcagggtgcgaaaccctttgcttccttgatgcgtactccgagtatcatcaaatcacgatgaaagagtccgaccagctcgtgacatctttcatcaccccattcagaaCGTTCTACTATGTCACAATATCGTTGGGCCTAAAGAACATTGGGACTACGTACCAacgctgcatgctcaagtgtttcgaggATCTCATCaggcggaccgtcgaggcctacgtcgatgacatcgtggtcaaatccaaaccgactgaccaggtcatagccaacCTAGAGTAGACATTCACGAAACTCCAAGCAAATGgtatcaaactcaaccctgagaagtgtgttttcggggtcccaaggggta belongs to Miscanthus floridulus cultivar M001 chromosome 4, ASM1932011v1, whole genome shotgun sequence and includes:
- the LOC136548400 gene encoding uncharacterized protein, coding for MAEPAAPSFLRWSESAKTFDRTDHPESIPQLGRYPLMVDPIIGTKRVTKVLMDGGSNLNSMYAEMLDAMGIDQSCIWPTRAPFYGIMPRKQAMPLGQINLPVTFRNLTNYRTETLTFEVFGFHGTYHAILEFEDARSMWVITIGISFQHAYECEVECCEHATAIAASKELTAIREEVIEEAPDPKQSTGSFEPVEGAKEVLIDPSGSEGKVVHIGTMLSSK